CTTCAGGTTCAATACCTGAGAAGTGATAAGTCGATGGATTCAGGAATTCTTTATCGCCCGCAATCGGTGGCTCACAAAAACGAATGACGGGATAAGTGCGGTAGGGGTGCTGTTCTATAATAGGCGCCTGTGCGGTACTGCTGTACAACTCGACTGCACGCTGATACTGACCGGTTGCACGCTCCCACAATGCTTTGGTTTCGGGTGATGCCAGGCGTAACGCCGCGGTGGTACTCGAAAACGTGGTTCTCCCCCCCTGCTCTTTACCAATGGCTGATACGCATTGGAATACTTGTAGTTCAGGCACGGTTTTCAGGTACATGCCATCCCAGTGCAAGGGGACATAGTTGTTAGCAAAGATATGGTCGGTCGCATCGGGTTGTTCAACCAGTTCTAACACAGAGCCAAACGGCCATTGCATAATGTCACCCATGGCTGTGCAGTATGTTGTTAAATTTTCTGCACTGGTAAAGCTATCAAAGCCCCGCAGTATCACTAATTGCTGGGTTTCTACGAGTGTACGCAGCCAGTTAGGTGATAATTCGCCAATATGCACGCCTGACTGTTTAGGTTCAATACGTACACCAAAATGACAGGTTTCACCTTGAGAGTTAATTAAAGGTTGATAATCAAAGCGATCTTCTAAAGTGAATGAGTCCATTTTACTTCTCCGTGTATTATCCATTGCTGAAAGATCTTTCAGATAATATCGGCAACAAATATTCAACACCACGGATACAATTATAATAATTAGGGTGATTTGAATAGAGAATCACTCTCTCCCTATTTTTTCACCAATAGATAATAGACCTTAATAAAAACCCATAAAAAAACCCCAGATAAATATCCTAATACCGATCGTTTAAGAATCGAGATACCGGGAGCTACCACGGTGCGAGGTATCCCTACGGGAACCTCATCACCGTGTTTCCCCCTAAATCCATGCTTAAGCGAACAGCATTACAGATAAATATCCAGGGCTTTTAAATCATGAAAAACCGTTGCCATTTCAGGCTTAGCCGCGATTCTCTTCAATATAGCGAGCCAGGTCTGCCGGGGTCTTCAGGACGGTAGCGACTTCGGTCGGCGG
The genomic region above belongs to Pectobacterium colocasium and contains:
- a CDS encoding TauD/TfdA dioxygenase family protein; the encoded protein is MDSFTLEDRFDYQPLINSQGETCHFGVRIEPKQSGVHIGELSPNWLRTLVETQQLVILRGFDSFTSAENLTTYCTAMGDIMQWPFGSVLELVEQPDATDHIFANNYVPLHWDGMYLKTVPELQVFQCVSAIGKEQGGRTTFSSTTAALRLASPETKALWERATGQYQRAVELYSSTAQAPIIEQHPYRTYPVIRFCEPPIAGDKEFLNPSTYHFSGIEPEEQEHLLSSLQDALYDPRVYYAHQWQSGDIAIADNYSLLHGRESYSSQSGRHLRRVHIHAKQPLNNPHLVQPS